A region from the Hypericibacter adhaerens genome encodes:
- a CDS encoding alpha/beta hydrolase, with protein sequence MRRLLAVAGLCAALLGATSADAAGTIGLVLMHGKTGMPSQLAKLGAALTASGYLVDAPEMCWSKNRIFDKPLDDCMAEIDKAAADLKSRGAGRIVVLGMSQGGAVALAYGARHPELAGIIALAPAADPTGLSNYADLQRSIKSAQPMMEAGQAETATDFNDIVNGKTITVHATPQNFLSFHGPDSPIVTIKAMMTTVLPKLAEPLLWVSGDRDASQGIAGKAFATVPHNPLDRHVAVEADHVGTPDAAIPAVQDWLKLLK encoded by the coding sequence ATGCGTCGACTGTTGGCGGTTGCCGGGTTGTGCGCGGCGTTGCTCGGTGCCACGAGCGCAGATGCTGCCGGCACCATCGGGCTGGTGCTGATGCATGGCAAGACGGGGATGCCATCGCAGCTCGCCAAGCTCGGCGCGGCGCTGACGGCCTCGGGCTATCTCGTCGACGCGCCGGAGATGTGCTGGTCGAAGAATCGGATTTTCGACAAGCCGCTCGACGACTGCATGGCCGAGATCGACAAGGCCGCGGCCGATCTGAAGAGCCGCGGTGCCGGCCGGATCGTGGTCCTCGGCATGAGCCAGGGCGGTGCCGTGGCACTCGCCTATGGCGCCCGCCACCCCGAGCTCGCCGGCATCATCGCGCTGGCGCCCGCGGCCGATCCCACCGGCCTCTCGAACTATGCCGACCTGCAGCGCAGCATCAAATCGGCGCAGCCGATGATGGAAGCCGGCCAAGCTGAAACCGCCACCGACTTCAACGACATCGTGAACGGCAAGACCATCACCGTCCATGCCACACCGCAGAACTTCCTGAGCTTCCACGGACCCGACAGCCCGATCGTCACGATCAAGGCGATGATGACGACCGTGCTGCCGAAACTGGCGGAACCGCTGCTGTGGGTCTCGGGCGACCGCGATGCCAGCCAGGGTATCGCGGGCAAGGCCTTCGCGACCGTGCCGCACAATCCGCTCGATCGCCATGTCGCCGTGGAGGCCGACCATGTCGGCACGCCCGACGCCGCCATTCCCGCCGTGCAGGACTGGCTCAAGCTCCTGAAGTGA
- the kdsA gene encoding 3-deoxy-8-phosphooctulonate synthase, whose amino-acid sequence MTQQRHVHVGQVTFGNDKPLSLIAGPCQLESRAHAHEMCQALTELTGKLGIGLVYKTSFDKANRTSLKGQRGLGMEKSLPIMAELRETFGCPVLTDVHSIEQCKPVAEAVDILQIPAFLCRQTDLLLAAGETGKTINVKKGQFLAPWDMKNVADKIASTGNQNLLLTERGASFGYNTLVSDMRSLPIMAETGYPIVFDATHSVQQPGGQGTSSGGQREFVPVLARAAVAVGVAGVFMETHQDPDHAPSDGPNMVPIKQMPALLQRLMEFDRLAKAA is encoded by the coding sequence ATGACCCAGCAACGCCATGTCCATGTCGGCCAGGTGACCTTCGGCAACGACAAGCCCTTGTCGCTGATCGCGGGGCCCTGCCAGCTCGAATCCCGCGCCCATGCGCATGAGATGTGCCAGGCGCTGACCGAGCTGACCGGCAAGCTCGGCATCGGCCTCGTCTACAAGACCTCCTTCGACAAGGCCAACCGCACCAGCCTCAAGGGCCAGCGGGGCCTCGGCATGGAGAAGAGCCTGCCGATCATGGCCGAGCTGCGCGAGACCTTCGGCTGTCCGGTCCTCACCGACGTCCATTCGATCGAGCAGTGCAAGCCGGTCGCCGAGGCGGTCGACATCCTGCAGATCCCGGCCTTCCTCTGCCGCCAGACGGATCTGCTGCTCGCCGCCGGCGAGACCGGCAAGACCATCAATGTGAAGAAGGGGCAGTTCCTGGCGCCCTGGGACATGAAGAACGTCGCCGACAAGATCGCCTCGACCGGCAACCAGAATCTGCTGCTCACCGAGCGCGGCGCCTCCTTCGGCTACAACACGCTCGTCTCCGACATGCGCAGCCTGCCGATCATGGCCGAGACCGGCTATCCGATCGTGTTCGACGCCACCCATTCGGTGCAGCAGCCGGGCGGGCAGGGGACCTCGTCGGGCGGCCAGCGCGAGTTCGTGCCGGTGCTGGCACGCGCCGCCGTTGCCGTCGGCGTCGCCGGCGTCTTCATGGAGACGCACCAGGATCCCGATCATGCGCCCTCCGACGGCCCCAACATGGTGCCGATCAAGCAGATGCCGGCACTGCTCCAGCGGCTGATGGAATTCGACCGGCTCGCGAAGGCGGCTTGA
- the eno gene encoding phosphopyruvate hydratase, giving the protein MSAILDITGREILDSRGNPTVEVDVSLESGAFGRAAVPSGASTGTHEAVEKRDGDKGRYQGKGVREAVAAVNGEILDALSGIDATEQAKVDRMLIDLDGTPNKSRLGANAILGVSLAVAKAAAQQATLPLYRYVGGTAARKLPVPLMNIVNGGAHADNPIDFQEFMILPVKAPSFAEALRMGVEVFHALKAELKGAGHSTNVGDEGGFAPNLAGADVALATIMKAIERAGYKPGEQVVLGLDVAASEFYKNGKYAMEGEGKTLDAAGMVKFYEDLVKRYPIVTIEDGMAEDDWQGWAELTKALGGKVQLVGDDLFVTNTKRLGEGIAKGIANAVLVKVNQIGTLTETLETVEMAHKAGYRAVMSHRSGETEDATIADLAVATNCGQIKTGSLSRSDRLAKYNQLLRIEQELGLSAIYPGRSALARG; this is encoded by the coding sequence ATGTCCGCCATTCTCGACATCACCGGCCGCGAGATTCTCGACAGCCGCGGCAACCCCACGGTCGAGGTGGATGTCAGTCTCGAAAGCGGCGCCTTCGGCCGCGCGGCGGTGCCTTCCGGCGCCTCGACCGGAACCCACGAGGCGGTCGAGAAACGCGACGGGGACAAGGGCCGCTATCAGGGCAAGGGCGTGCGCGAGGCGGTCGCCGCGGTCAATGGCGAGATCCTCGACGCGCTCTCCGGCATCGACGCGACCGAACAGGCGAAGGTCGACCGGATGCTGATCGATCTCGACGGCACGCCCAACAAGAGCCGGCTCGGCGCCAACGCGATCCTCGGCGTCAGCCTCGCCGTAGCCAAGGCGGCGGCACAGCAGGCGACCTTGCCGCTCTATCGCTATGTCGGCGGCACCGCGGCGCGCAAGCTGCCGGTGCCCCTGATGAACATCGTCAATGGCGGCGCCCATGCCGACAACCCGATCGACTTCCAGGAATTCATGATCCTGCCGGTGAAGGCGCCGAGCTTCGCCGAAGCCTTGCGGATGGGCGTCGAGGTGTTCCACGCGCTCAAGGCCGAGCTCAAGGGCGCCGGCCATTCGACCAATGTCGGCGACGAGGGCGGCTTCGCCCCCAATCTCGCCGGCGCGGACGTGGCGCTCGCCACCATCATGAAGGCGATCGAGCGGGCCGGCTACAAGCCGGGCGAGCAGGTGGTGCTGGGCCTCGATGTGGCGGCCAGCGAGTTCTACAAGAACGGCAAATACGCCATGGAAGGCGAGGGCAAGACGCTCGATGCCGCCGGCATGGTGAAGTTCTACGAGGATCTGGTGAAGCGCTACCCGATCGTCACGATCGAGGACGGCATGGCCGAGGACGACTGGCAGGGTTGGGCCGAGCTGACCAAGGCGCTCGGCGGCAAGGTGCAGCTCGTGGGCGACGATCTCTTCGTCACCAACACCAAGCGGCTGGGCGAAGGCATCGCCAAGGGGATCGCCAATGCCGTGCTGGTGAAGGTCAACCAGATCGGCACGCTCACCGAGACGCTCGAGACCGTCGAGATGGCACACAAGGCGGGCTATCGCGCGGTCATGTCCCACCGCTCGGGCGAGACCGAGGACGCCACCATCGCCGACCTCGCCGTCGCCACCAATTGCGGCCAGATCAAGACCGGCTCCTTGAGCCGCTCCGACCGCCTCGCGAAATACAACCAGCTCCTGCGCATCGAGCAGGAACTGGGCCTGAGCGCGATCTATCCGGGCCGCAGCGCGCTGGCGCGGGGGTAG
- a CDS encoding GNAT family N-acetyltransferase — MLPVGPTLTKFPSGKPPVHGSLAGRYVTLELVVPKKHGHLLYAQSHVDEATKQLWTYMPYGPWASEPEFMDWLEAQAPLTEPQFYAVIDNATGEPKGMVSFLNIRPGQGVIEVGHIWYEPRTQHTRLPVEAMYLMFRHVFELGYRRLEWKCDALNAPSRSAAFRFGFRFEGLFRQHIIYKNRNRDTAWYAIMDHEWPALRANFERWLEPANFDAAGRQKSSLGDANRALTGEGKPSR, encoded by the coding sequence ATGTTGCCCGTTGGCCCCACCTTGACGAAATTTCCGTCCGGCAAGCCGCCGGTCCACGGATCGCTCGCGGGCCGCTATGTCACGCTCGAGCTGGTGGTCCCGAAGAAGCACGGGCACCTTCTCTACGCGCAGAGCCATGTTGACGAGGCGACCAAACAACTCTGGACCTACATGCCCTACGGGCCCTGGGCCAGCGAGCCCGAGTTCATGGATTGGCTCGAGGCCCAGGCGCCGCTGACGGAGCCGCAGTTCTATGCCGTGATCGACAATGCGACCGGCGAGCCGAAGGGCATGGTGAGCTTCCTCAACATCCGCCCCGGCCAGGGCGTGATCGAGGTCGGGCATATCTGGTACGAACCCAGGACGCAGCACACGCGCCTTCCGGTCGAGGCGATGTATCTCATGTTCCGCCATGTGTTCGAGCTGGGCTATCGCCGGCTCGAATGGAAATGCGACGCGCTCAATGCCCCGTCGCGCTCGGCGGCCTTCCGCTTCGGCTTCCGCTTCGAAGGCCTCTTCCGCCAGCACATCATCTACAAGAACCGCAACCGCGACACCGCCTGGTACGCGATCATGGATCACGAATGGCCGGCGCTGCGCGCCAATTTCGAGCGCTGGCTCGAGCCTGCGAACTTCGACGCGGCCGGCCGGCAGAAGAGCTCGCTGGGCGACGCGAACCGCGCGCTGACGGGCGAAGGCAAACCGTCGCGATAA
- a CDS encoding benzoate/H(+) symporter BenE family transporter, whose product MDQHRVSELSAAAAPGQAITTGLLASFVGFGSSFAVVVQGLVGVGADPAQSASGLLVLSVGMGLLGILLSLRYRMPISVAWSTPGAALLASTGAPEGGFAAAVGAFLVVGALIVLAGLWKPLGRLVASIPSSIANAMLAGVLFHLCVAPFLAIAEIPALALPVVLLWAVVARFWRLYAVPAAVLLAVALMFWQGAGPSPPVGQLWPQLTLVPPVFSWSAMVSIALPLFLVTMASQNIPGFAVLQANGFQPPSRPLIVTTGVGTILAAPFGGHAINLAAITAALCAGPDAHPDPGRRYIAAVATGVGYILFGMIAVAATAWISASPPLLIEAVAGLALLGAFGSALGNALTSPGERDAALVTLIATASGMSFAGIGSAFWGLLAGGIMLALRRLKP is encoded by the coding sequence ATGGATCAACACCGTGTGTCCGAGCTGTCCGCGGCCGCGGCGCCGGGCCAGGCGATCACCACGGGCCTGCTGGCCTCCTTCGTCGGGTTCGGCAGCTCCTTCGCGGTGGTGGTGCAGGGCCTGGTCGGCGTCGGCGCCGATCCGGCCCAGTCGGCCTCGGGATTGCTGGTCCTGAGCGTCGGCATGGGCCTGCTCGGCATCCTCCTGAGCCTCCGCTACCGCATGCCGATCAGCGTCGCCTGGTCGACGCCGGGCGCGGCACTGCTGGCCTCGACGGGCGCGCCCGAGGGTGGCTTCGCCGCCGCCGTCGGCGCCTTCCTGGTCGTGGGCGCGCTCATCGTCCTGGCCGGACTCTGGAAGCCGCTGGGGCGCCTCGTGGCCTCGATCCCGTCCTCGATCGCGAACGCGATGCTGGCGGGCGTGCTGTTCCATCTCTGCGTGGCGCCGTTCCTCGCCATCGCCGAGATCCCCGCGCTGGCGCTGCCGGTGGTGCTGCTCTGGGCGGTGGTGGCGCGCTTCTGGCGGCTCTATGCGGTGCCGGCGGCCGTGCTGCTGGCGGTGGCGCTGATGTTCTGGCAGGGGGCAGGGCCCTCGCCGCCCGTGGGCCAGCTCTGGCCCCAACTCACTCTCGTGCCGCCGGTCTTTTCCTGGAGCGCCATGGTGAGCATCGCGCTGCCGCTCTTCCTCGTGACCATGGCCTCGCAGAACATCCCGGGCTTCGCCGTGCTGCAGGCCAACGGGTTCCAGCCGCCCTCGCGGCCGCTCATCGTCACGACCGGCGTCGGCACCATCCTGGCGGCGCCGTTCGGCGGCCATGCGATCAATCTCGCGGCGATCACCGCGGCGCTCTGCGCCGGACCCGATGCGCATCCCGATCCGGGCCGGCGCTATATCGCCGCGGTCGCGACCGGCGTCGGCTACATCCTTTTCGGCATGATCGCGGTCGCCGCCACGGCCTGGATCAGCGCCTCGCCGCCCTTGCTGATCGAGGCGGTGGCGGGCTTGGCCCTGCTGGGCGCCTTCGGCTCGGCCCTGGGCAACGCGCTCACGAGCCCGGGCGAGCGCGACGCGGCGCTGGTGACCTTGATCGCCACCGCATCCGGCATGTCCTTCGCCGGTATCGGCTCCGCCTTCTGGGGGTTGCTGGCGGGCGGAATCATGCTGGCGCTGCGCCGCCTGAAGCCGTAG
- a CDS encoding GntR family transcriptional regulator — protein MTATLAQLVDQARPRFRTATEFVEATLRQAILNGTLAGGTPLRQEELAATFGVSRMPIREALRQLEAQALVDFYPHRGAIVAEISAEDAADNYTIRLALEPVALRLSIPHLSGADLDRAAELLAELDGEPDQNRLGELNRRFHMTLYARAGRPRLLALVEQHLAQADRYLRFHLAAMGRHHISQGEHRAMLEAAKARKPALACRILVAHIGTAAQTLERFLEGRDR, from the coding sequence ATGACCGCGACCCTCGCCCAGCTCGTCGATCAGGCCCGGCCCCGCTTCCGCACCGCGACCGAGTTCGTCGAGGCGACCCTGCGCCAGGCGATCCTGAACGGCACGCTGGCGGGCGGCACGCCCCTGCGGCAGGAGGAGCTGGCCGCGACCTTCGGGGTGAGCCGGATGCCGATCCGCGAGGCGCTGCGTCAGCTCGAGGCGCAGGCGCTGGTCGATTTCTATCCGCATCGCGGCGCCATCGTGGCGGAGATCTCGGCCGAGGACGCCGCCGACAACTACACGATCCGCCTCGCCCTCGAACCCGTGGCCCTGCGGCTCTCGATCCCCCACCTGTCGGGCGCCGATCTGGACCGGGCGGCGGAGCTCCTGGCCGAGCTCGATGGCGAGCCGGACCAGAACCGCCTGGGCGAACTCAACCGGCGCTTCCACATGACGCTCTATGCCCGGGCCGGCCGCCCTCGCCTGCTCGCCCTCGTCGAGCAGCATCTGGCGCAGGCGGACCGCTATCTGCGCTTCCATCTCGCCGCCATGGGCCGCCATCACATCTCGCAGGGCGAGCATCGGGCGATGCTCGAGGCTGCGAAGGCGCGCAAGCCCGCGCTCGCCTGCCGCATCCTCGTCGCGCATATCGGCACCGCGGCGCAGACGCTCGAGCGCTTCCTCGAGGGCCGCGATCGCTGA
- a CDS encoding DMT family transporter → MPDAALTAGEARSRHRLGLAMVTASAIFWSSGGFFTRLIPLDLWTMLAWRGLFGGLSILLFMAWDARAPGRRLWRPMGWPGLIVMLLNTGGMLLFIGSLRLTAVADVTVIYAILPFLTAPIAWLWFKERPTRRTMLAGLLALGGVVITVGGALGHGGSSLLGCFLAFVMTTTMALTTSITRRYPGVPMIQAACLACFAGSAICFPMAGPASGITALDFVNLALFGILNMGLGLALYVMGAKHIPAVEAALLSILETPVAPLWVWIFFAEVPRGATLLGGAVVLFAVLWQVLGSRQHRSA, encoded by the coding sequence ATGCCCGATGCCGCCCTGACAGCCGGCGAGGCGAGGTCGCGCCATCGGCTCGGCCTGGCCATGGTCACGGCCTCGGCCATCTTCTGGAGCAGCGGCGGCTTCTTCACCCGGCTCATCCCGCTCGATCTCTGGACCATGCTGGCCTGGCGCGGTCTCTTCGGCGGCTTGAGCATCCTGCTGTTCATGGCCTGGGATGCGAGAGCGCCCGGGCGTCGCCTGTGGCGGCCGATGGGCTGGCCGGGCCTGATCGTCATGCTGCTGAACACCGGCGGCATGCTGCTCTTCATCGGTTCGCTGCGGCTGACCGCGGTGGCCGACGTCACGGTCATCTATGCGATCCTGCCGTTCCTGACGGCGCCGATCGCCTGGCTCTGGTTCAAGGAGCGGCCCACGCGCCGCACCATGCTGGCAGGGCTGCTGGCCCTGGGTGGCGTGGTCATCACCGTCGGCGGCGCCTTGGGCCATGGCGGCAGCAGCCTCCTGGGCTGCTTCCTCGCGTTCGTCATGACGACGACCATGGCGCTCACCACGAGCATCACCCGGCGCTATCCGGGCGTGCCGATGATCCAGGCGGCCTGCCTGGCCTGTTTCGCGGGCTCCGCGATCTGCTTTCCGATGGCAGGGCCGGCGAGCGGAATCACCGCGCTCGATTTCGTCAATCTGGCGCTGTTCGGCATCCTCAACATGGGCCTCGGCCTGGCGCTCTACGTGATGGGCGCCAAACACATTCCGGCGGTGGAGGCGGCGCTCCTGAGCATCCTCGAGACGCCGGTCGCGCCGCTCTGGGTCTGGATCTTCTTCGCCGAGGTGCCGCGCGGCGCCACGCTGCTGGGCGGGGCGGTGGTTCTGTTCGCGGTGCTGTGGCAGGTCCTGGGGAGCCGGCAGCACCGATCCGCGTGA
- a CDS encoding potassium/proton antiporter, whose translation MESISVTLLVGAGLVALSILAGAYATRLGAPVLLIFLVLGMLAGQDGPGGIVFDDFHLTYMVGSVALAVILFDGGLRTTRTVFRLALWPGLSLATVGVLVTAAIVAVVAYEVLSFGTVEGLLLGGILASTDAAAVFLLLSRGNRVLNQRVQATLEAESGMNDPMAVFLTISCVEWLLQSGEAGALRVALSLVLQMAGGAAFGLLGGWAMRWLIDRVELAVGLYPILVAAGALVLFSAANVVGASGFLAVYLAGIVMGSKPFRAQQMVIRFHDGLVWLAQVVMFLLLGLLVTPTEFFPLTVPALVIALVLMLVARPVAVLLSLLPFRFDRPSLAFISWVGLRGAVPIFLGCLPVLAGLPNGRAYFDVAFVMVLLSLVVQGWTAPGLARALGLEVPAAPEPEASRLFELPDAADRDILGWRVVEDSSALEHSPSTLPLPPRTGSLGVVREGRILPPTEPGKLEPDDYVILLVPPEQRHEVDKLFAPASAGEPVEGLGEFMFDPSAPFELIAKEYGLPFPADAKGLTVGDWLARRIGRLPVVGDRVKLAPVELTVRATQGDRITLVGLELEEARTRLPLLRWLERMRRKFGGGTAKA comes from the coding sequence ATGGAATCGATCTCGGTCACATTGCTCGTGGGCGCCGGCCTGGTGGCGCTCAGCATCCTGGCGGGCGCCTATGCCACCCGCCTCGGGGCGCCGGTGCTGCTGATTTTCCTGGTGCTCGGCATGCTGGCCGGCCAGGACGGGCCGGGCGGCATCGTCTTCGACGATTTCCATCTGACCTACATGGTCGGCAGCGTCGCACTGGCGGTGATCCTGTTCGACGGCGGGTTGCGCACGACACGTACCGTCTTCCGGCTGGCGCTGTGGCCGGGCCTTTCGCTGGCGACGGTGGGCGTCCTGGTCACGGCGGCGATCGTGGCGGTCGTGGCCTACGAGGTCCTGAGCTTCGGCACGGTCGAGGGTCTGCTGCTCGGCGGGATACTGGCTTCCACCGATGCGGCCGCCGTGTTCCTGCTGCTGTCGCGCGGCAACCGCGTCCTGAACCAGCGCGTGCAGGCGACGCTCGAGGCGGAATCCGGCATGAACGATCCCATGGCGGTGTTCCTGACGATTTCCTGCGTCGAATGGCTGCTGCAGTCGGGCGAGGCCGGCGCCTTGCGGGTGGCCCTGTCGCTGGTGCTGCAGATGGCGGGCGGGGCCGCCTTCGGGCTTCTGGGCGGCTGGGCGATGCGCTGGCTGATCGACCGGGTCGAGCTGGCGGTCGGGCTCTACCCGATCCTGGTCGCCGCCGGCGCGCTGGTGCTGTTCTCGGCCGCCAACGTGGTCGGCGCCTCGGGTTTCCTCGCGGTCTATCTCGCCGGCATCGTGATGGGCAGCAAGCCCTTCCGCGCCCAGCAGATGGTGATCCGTTTCCATGACGGGCTGGTCTGGCTGGCGCAGGTGGTGATGTTCCTGCTGCTGGGTTTGCTGGTGACGCCGACCGAGTTCTTCCCCTTGACCGTTCCCGCGCTCGTCATCGCGCTCGTGCTGATGCTGGTGGCGCGGCCGGTGGCGGTGCTGCTGTCGCTGCTGCCCTTCCGGTTCGATCGTCCTTCCCTCGCCTTCATCAGCTGGGTGGGCCTGCGCGGCGCCGTGCCGATCTTCCTCGGCTGCCTGCCGGTGCTGGCGGGGCTGCCCAACGGACGCGCCTATTTCGACGTGGCCTTCGTGATGGTGCTGCTGTCGCTGGTGGTGCAGGGCTGGACGGCGCCGGGCCTGGCCCGCGCGCTCGGCCTCGAGGTGCCGGCGGCGCCGGAGCCCGAGGCGAGCCGGCTGTTCGAGCTGCCCGACGCGGCCGATCGCGACATCCTCGGCTGGCGCGTCGTCGAGGACAGCAGCGCGCTCGAGCATTCGCCCTCGACGCTGCCGCTGCCGCCGCGCACCGGCAGCCTGGGCGTCGTGCGCGAGGGCCGCATCCTGCCGCCGACCGAGCCCGGCAAGCTCGAGCCGGACGATTATGTGATTCTGCTGGTGCCGCCCGAGCAGCGCCACGAGGTGGACAAGCTCTTCGCCCCGGCATCCGCCGGCGAGCCCGTCGAAGGGCTGGGCGAGTTCATGTTCGATCCCTCGGCCCCGTTCGAGCTCATCGCCAAGGAATACGGCCTGCCCTTCCCCGCCGACGCCAAGGGCCTCACTGTCGGCGACTGGCTCGCGCGGCGCATCGGCCGGCTGCCGGTGGTGGGCGATCGCGTGAAGCTCGCGCCTGTCGAGCTGACGGTGCGCGCCACCCAGGGCGACCGCATCACGCTGGTCGGCCTCGAGCTCGAAGAGGCGCGCACCCGCCTGCCGCTCCTGCGCTGGCTCGAGCGGATGCGCCGCAAGTTCGGCGGCGGGACGGCGAAGGCGTAG
- the mazG gene encoding nucleoside triphosphate pyrophosphohydrolase, with amino-acid sequence MTPSKLKAAPSENLAPIDRLLAIMARLRDPAAGCPWDLEQDFPTIVPHTIEEAYEVADAIERGRMDELKSELGDLLFQVIFYAQMARERGLYEFDDIVRTLNDKMIRRHPHVFADGAVDSADAQTLAWEEQKAGERAAEAAAKGAAASQLDGLPLGLPALTRAAKLQKRAARIGFDWPEAAPVLDKIVEEVDEIKAELVQGSGRDRLADEVGDLLFAVTNLARHLELDPEQTLRGANAKFERRFRRLEALLAQRHDPGTRPGLDALEALWQAVKQEER; translated from the coding sequence ATGACCCCATCCAAGCTCAAGGCCGCCCCGTCCGAAAACCTGGCGCCGATCGACCGGCTGCTGGCCATCATGGCGCGGCTGCGCGATCCGGCGGCCGGCTGTCCCTGGGATCTCGAGCAGGACTTCCCCACCATTGTCCCGCACACGATCGAGGAAGCCTACGAGGTGGCCGACGCCATCGAGCGCGGCCGGATGGACGAGCTCAAGAGCGAGCTCGGCGATCTCCTGTTCCAGGTGATCTTCTACGCTCAGATGGCCCGCGAGCGCGGCCTCTACGAATTCGACGACATCGTCCGGACCCTCAACGACAAGATGATCCGCCGCCATCCGCATGTCTTCGCGGACGGCGCCGTGGACAGCGCCGACGCCCAGACCCTCGCCTGGGAGGAACAGAAGGCCGGCGAACGCGCCGCCGAGGCCGCCGCCAAGGGCGCGGCCGCCAGCCAGCTCGACGGCCTGCCGTTGGGGCTGCCGGCCCTGACCCGCGCCGCCAAGCTGCAGAAGCGCGCCGCGCGGATCGGGTTCGACTGGCCCGAGGCCGCCCCGGTGCTCGACAAGATCGTCGAGGAGGTCGACGAGATCAAAGCGGAGCTGGTCCAGGGCAGCGGCCGGGACCGGCTGGCCGACGAGGTCGGCGACTTGCTCTTCGCCGTCACCAACCTCGCCCGCCATCTGGAGCTCGATCCCGAGCAGACCCTGCGCGGCGCCAATGCCAAGTTCGAGCGCCGCTTCCGCCGGCTGGAGGCGCTGCTGGCCCAGCGCCATGACCCCGGCACCCGGCCGGGGCTCGATGCGCTGGAGGCGCTCTGGCAAGCGGTCAAACAGGAAGAGCGTTAA
- a CDS encoding DinB family protein codes for MEMVQHFRAMARNNAWSNYRLHKACAGLTEAEFNKKRTSFFPSLPETLLHILEVDWLYLDQLEATPTDRDAMDYNLPYRTLAELTPAQRAMDLRLIAYCERLTPQTVDAPVTIRRANGYRPVNPASAVLTHLFVHQIHHRGQVHAMLAGTAVPPPQLDEFFLVEDQPLRAPDLAALELP; via the coding sequence ATGGAGATGGTCCAGCACTTCCGGGCCATGGCGCGCAACAACGCCTGGTCCAACTACCGGCTGCACAAGGCCTGCGCCGGCTTGACGGAGGCCGAGTTCAACAAGAAGCGGACCAGCTTCTTTCCCTCGCTGCCCGAGACGCTGCTCCATATCCTCGAGGTCGACTGGCTCTATCTGGACCAGCTCGAGGCGACGCCGACCGACCGCGATGCCATGGACTACAATCTTCCCTACCGGACGCTCGCCGAGCTGACGCCGGCGCAGCGCGCCATGGACCTGAGGCTCATCGCCTATTGCGAGCGGCTGACGCCGCAGACGGTCGATGCCCCCGTCACCATCCGCCGGGCCAACGGATACCGGCCGGTCAATCCCGCCTCGGCGGTGCTGACCCATCTCTTCGTCCATCAGATCCATCACCGCGGGCAGGTCCATGCCATGCTGGCCGGCACCGCCGTGCCGCCGCCGCAGCTCGACGAGTTCTTCCTGGTCGAGGACCAGCCCCTGCGCGCGCCCGACCTGGCCGCGCTTGAGTTGCCGTGA